The following coding sequences are from one Lolium rigidum isolate FL_2022 chromosome 6, APGP_CSIRO_Lrig_0.1, whole genome shotgun sequence window:
- the LOC124666812 gene encoding probable serine incorporator, with protein sequence MKPSSSSGADRSTACEPSAIPMSAPATTGTDGGRGAGTTPEAMERDGGIGASVAPSSAERDASCGDRCGGDRCIEVMEEDTCCVRYVCMGPNPMMARYVYALIFLVTNLLAWTVRDYGHSALGELRRLRGCQGARDCLGAEGVLRISLGCFLFFFVMFLSTARTRKTHDCRNSWHSEWWPAKIALWMALTAVPFFAPSPLIQLYGKVAHFGAGAFLVIQLISVTRFITWINDCCRSETNLKRCHMQVQVVSIVAYVGALLGIVLMYVWYAPTTSCKLNILFITVTLVLVQLMTFISVNSKVKAGYLAPGLMGIYVVFLCWSAIRSEPHTEICNRKASVATSADWLNIASFVIAVIVVVAATFSTGIDSKCLQYVQFKRTETESEDDDIPYGFGFFHFVFAMGAMYFAMLFLGWNAHQKMEKWTIDVGWASAWVRIGNEWLAAIAYIWMIISPIVWKSRQVVSSSTCA encoded by the exons At gaaacccagcagctctaGCGGCGCGGATCGATCGACGGCGTGTGAACCCAGCGCCATCCCTATGAGCGCGCCGGCGACAACGGGGACGGACGGCGGACGCGGCGCCGGCACGACGCCGGAGGCGATGGAGAGGGACGGCGGAATCGGCGCGAGCGTGGCACCGTCGTCGGCGGAGAGGGACGCCAGCTGCGGCGACCGGTGCGGCGGCGACCGGTGCATCGAGGTGATGGAGGAGGACACGTGCTGCGTGCGGTACGTGTGCATGGGGCCGAACCCGATGATGGCGCGGTACGTCTACGCGctcatcttcctcgtcaccaACCTGCTGGCCTGGACGGTCCGCGACTACGGCCACTCGGCGCTGGGCGAGCTCCGGCGGCTCAGGGGATGCCAGGGCGCTCGCGACTGCCTGGGCGCCGAGGGCGTGCTGCGGATCAGCCTGGGatgcttcctcttcttcttcgtcatgtTCCTCTCCACGGCCCGGACCAGGAAGACGCACGACTGCCGCAACTCGTGGCACTCCGAGTGGTGGCCGGCCAAGATCGCCCTCTGGATGGCCCTCACCGCCGTCCCCTTCTTCGCGCCGTCGCCGCTCATCCAGCTCTACGGGAAGGTGGCGCATTTCGGAGCAGG GGCGTTTCTCGTGATCCAGCTCATCAGCGTCACGAGGTTCATCACGTGGATCAACGACTGCTGCCGCTCAGAAACGAACCTCAAGAGATG CCACATGCAGGTTCAAGTGGTGTCGATCGTGGCATACGTGGGCGCCCTCCTGGGGATCGTGCTGATGTACGTCTGGTACGCGCCCACTACCTCCTGCAAGCTCAATATCCTCTTCATCACCGTCACTCTCGTGCTCGTGCAGCTCATGACATTCATCTCAGTCAACTCCAAG GTGAAGGCAGGGTATCTGGCACCGGGGCTCATGGGGATCTACGTCGTCTTCCTCTGCTGGTCGGCCATCAGAAG TGAGCCGCACACCGAGATTTGCAACAGGAAAGCATCCGTCGCGACAAGCGCAGACTGGCTCAACATCGCG AGTTTTGTGATCGCGGTGATCGTCGTTGTCGCGGCGACCTTCTCCACCGGAATAGATTCCAAGTGCCTTCAG TATGTGCAGTTCAAGAGGACCGAGACCGAGTCCGAGGACGACGACATCCCCTACGGGTTCGGCTTCTTCCACTTCGTGTTCGCCATGGGTGCCATGTACTTCGCCATGCTCTTCCTCGGCTGGAACGCGCAtcagaagatggagaa GTGGACGATCGATGTCGGCTGGGCGAGCGCGTGGGTGCGCATTGGCAACGAGTGGCTAGCGGCCATCGCATACA TATGGATGATAATCTCTCCGATCGTGTGGAAGAGCAGGCAGGTGGTGTCGTCGTCCACATGTGCATGA